The window CCGACCAGCTTGGCGGCGCGCTCGCCGACGGCGCGGGTCTGCGACGACACGCTGCCCAGGGCTTCCTGCGTCAGCTCGACGGCCTGGTCGACGTAGCCCTCGACCTGCGCGGCGGCTTCCTTGAAGTCAGGCTGACTGCGCAGCCGCTCCAGCGCGGCCTCGCCACGCTCGACGAGACTGTTGTAGGTCGCGGTGGCGTCCTCGAAGAAGCTGTCGGCAGCCTTGCGAAGCTCCTCGCTGGACAACCGGCCACGCAGCTCCTCGGCGCGCTGCGGCAGGTCGTCCTGCAGCTTGGTCAGCGCGGCACGACGCTCTTCGACCCGCTCGGCGGCCTCGGTGCGGACCTCTCCGGCGCGCTCGCGCAGGCCGGCCAGGATCTCGTTGACCGTGGCCAAGGCCAGGTCGGCAGCGCCGACCGCGGCGAGCAGAGGGGCCTTCAGATCCTCGATGGTGGGGTTCTCGGCCATGTGAATGGCTCCTTTCGAATTATTGAAATCAGTTGTGATTGTTGGGTTTTCAGTGGGCAGCGGAGCGCGGCTACTCAGACGTCAACTCCTCACGGGCAGCTTCGTTCTGCTGACAGAACGACGTGTAGATGTCGAGCAGAACTTGCTTTTGGCGCTCCGTGATCGCGGTGTCCCCGATGATCGCGTCGTGCACCTGGCTGCCTTCACTCGGCTCCAGGATTCCGGCGCGGATGTAGAGGACCTCCGCGGATACCCGCAACGCCTTGGCGATCTGGCTCAGCACCTCCGCAGAAGGTTTGCGTAGCCCCCTTTCAACCTGACTGAGGTAGGGATTGCTGACGCCGGCCTTCTCGGCCAACTGCCGCACCGATACCTGCGCGGCTTCACGCTGCGCCCTGATGAAGCCCCCGATGTCATGCGCCGCGTGGGTCACCACGGTCTGAATGTCGGCATCCTGAGCCATGGTTCACCACCTTGCGCGTGGGTTGTCCGGTGCGTGCGAGAGCCACGTTACGCGGGGGTGCTAACTTTTGCAAGCACTAGTTAGCGCAGGTCAGAACATGAATTGCGCCACTGTGTAGATCACCAGGCCGGCCAGGGCACCCACCACGGTGCCGTTGATCCGGATGAACTGCAGGTCGCGGCCAACATGCAGCTCGATGCGGCGGCTGGCCTCTTCGGCGTCCCAGCGCTCGATGGTGTCGGTGATGATCGTGGTGATCTCGCCGCCGTACTGACCGACCAGGTGCTGGGCGCCGCGCACGATCCAGTTGTCGACCTTGTCGCGCAATTCGGCGTCGTCGCGCAGCGACTCGCCGATGCGCACGACAGAGTCTGCGATGCGAGTGCGCAGTGCGCTCGACGGATCGTCCACACCGTCAAGCACCAAGCGCTTCAACGTCTTCCACGCGGTCTCGGCGGCGCGAGTCACTTCGTCGCGGACCATCAGCTGCTCCTTGACAGCTTCCGCACGCGCGATGGTGACGTCGTCGTTCTGCAGATCGTTGGCGAACTCGAACAGGAACCGGGTGGCCGACAACCTCAGTTCGTGGTTGGGGTTGCGGCGCACCTTGTCGGTGAAGTCCATCAGCTCGCGGTGAATCCGGTCCCCCACCAACTGGTCGACGAACCGCGGCGACCAACTCGGCGAATCGCGGGTGACGACCCGCTCGATCGTGTCGCCGGCATTCAACGCCCACTCGAAGGCCCGGTCACACAGCAACTGGATGAGGGCCTCTTGACGGTTCTCGGCGAGCAACTGCGCCAGCACCCGGCCCACCGGCGGCCCCCACTGCGGCTCGGCCAACCGTTTGACGATGGTGCGGTCGATGACGTGCTGGATGTCCTCATCGTTGAGCAGCTCCACCACGACCTGCAACACGGTCGCGGCCTCACCGGCGACCCGGTAGGCGTGGGCCGGCTCGGAGAGCCACTTGCCGAGCCGGCCGGCGATCTCGGCGTCGCGCAACTTGGTCTCCACCACCGGCGCAGACAGGAAGTTCTCCCGCACGAAGGTGCCCAAACCCTCGCCGAGCTGGTCCTTCTTGCGTTTGATGATCGCCGTGTGCGGGATCTTCAGGCCGAGCGGATGACGGAACAGCGCCGTGACGGCGAACCAGTCGGCGAGTGCACCGAC is drawn from Candidatus Mycolicibacterium alkanivorans and contains these coding sequences:
- a CDS encoding helix-turn-helix domain-containing protein, with the translated sequence MAQDADIQTVVTHAAHDIGGFIRAQREAAQVSVRQLAEKAGVSNPYLSQVERGLRKPSAEVLSQIAKALRVSAEVLYIRAGILEPSEGSQVHDAIIGDTAITERQKQVLLDIYTSFCQQNEAAREELTSE
- a CDS encoding heparin-binding hemagglutinin, which gives rise to MAENPTIEDLKAPLLAAVGAADLALATVNEILAGLRERAGEVRTEAAERVEERRAALTKLQDDLPQRAEELRGRLSSEELRKAADSFFEDATATYNSLVERGEAALERLRSQPDFKEAAAQVEGYVDQAVELTQEALGSVSSQTRAVGERAAKLVGVELPAGEAPAEKAPAKAAAAKKAPANAAANEAPANDAPAKKAPAKKVTQK
- a CDS encoding DUF445 domain-containing protein, encoding MAAKHRLPALPTEVAGAGTSLAESFAGADPEADAERRRALRRMKAVALSFLIGATVIFLVCRWVQAQGGPAWIGYVGAAAEAGMVGALADWFAVTALFRHPLGLKIPHTAIIKRKKDQLGEGLGTFVRENFLSAPVVETKLRDAEIAGRLGKWLSEPAHAYRVAGEAATVLQVVVELLNDEDIQHVIDRTIVKRLAEPQWGPPVGRVLAQLLAENRQEALIQLLCDRAFEWALNAGDTIERVVTRDSPSWSPRFVDQLVGDRIHRELMDFTDKVRRNPNHELRLSATRFLFEFANDLQNDDVTIARAEAVKEQLMVRDEVTRAAETAWKTLKRLVLDGVDDPSSALRTRIADSVVRIGESLRDDAELRDKVDNWIVRGAQHLVGQYGGEITTIITDTIERWDAEEASRRIELHVGRDLQFIRINGTVVGALAGLVIYTVAQFMF